From a region of the Xanthomonas rydalmerensis genome:
- the adh gene encoding aldehyde dehydrogenase, protein MNAVSTAKPHATDPQSIFKSRYGNFIGGKWVEPKSGQYFDNSTPISGKVFTSVARSNAEDIEAALDAAHAAKDAWGKSSSTERSNVLLKIADRIEQNLELLAYAETWDNGKPVRETLNADVPLCVDHFRYFAGAVRAQEGGISEIDHDTIAYHFHEPLGVVGQIIPWNFPLLMACWKLAPALAAGNCVVMKPAEQTPASILVLMEVIGDLLPPGVLNVVNGFGLEAGKPLASNPRIAKIAFTGETTTGRLIMQYASQNLIPVTLELGGKSPNIFFADVMAEDDDFLDKAVEGFVLFAFNQGEVCTCPSRALIQESIYERFMEKALKRVAAIKQGNPLDPNTMVGAQASGEQLEKILSYIDIGKQEGAEVLIGGERNALDGELAGGFYVKPTVFKGHNKMRIFQEEIFGPVVSVTTFKDEAEALAIANDTLYGLGAGVWSRDAARLYRMGRAIQAGRVWTNCYHAYPAHAAFGGYKQSGIGRENHKMMLDHYQQTKNLLVSYSPKALGFF, encoded by the coding sequence ATGAATGCCGTCAGCACCGCCAAGCCGCATGCCACCGATCCGCAGTCCATCTTCAAGTCGCGCTACGGCAACTTCATCGGCGGCAAGTGGGTGGAGCCGAAGAGCGGGCAGTACTTCGACAACAGCACGCCGATCAGCGGCAAGGTGTTCACTTCGGTGGCGCGCTCCAACGCCGAGGACATCGAGGCCGCGCTCGACGCCGCGCACGCGGCCAAGGACGCCTGGGGCAAGAGCTCCAGCACCGAGCGCAGCAACGTGCTGTTGAAGATCGCCGACCGCATCGAGCAGAACCTGGAACTGCTGGCCTATGCCGAGACCTGGGACAACGGCAAGCCGGTGCGCGAGACGCTCAACGCCGACGTGCCGCTGTGCGTGGACCACTTCCGCTACTTCGCCGGCGCGGTGCGCGCGCAGGAAGGCGGCATCTCCGAGATCGACCACGACACCATCGCCTACCACTTCCACGAACCGCTCGGCGTGGTCGGGCAGATCATCCCGTGGAACTTCCCGCTGCTGATGGCGTGCTGGAAGCTGGCGCCGGCGCTGGCCGCGGGCAACTGCGTGGTGATGAAGCCGGCCGAGCAGACCCCGGCCTCGATCCTGGTGCTGATGGAGGTCATCGGCGACCTGTTGCCGCCGGGCGTGCTCAACGTGGTCAACGGCTTCGGCCTGGAAGCGGGCAAGCCGCTGGCCAGCAACCCGCGCATCGCCAAGATCGCCTTCACCGGCGAGACCACCACCGGCCGGCTGATCATGCAGTACGCCAGCCAGAACCTGATCCCGGTGACGCTGGAGCTGGGCGGCAAGTCGCCCAACATCTTCTTCGCCGACGTGATGGCCGAGGACGACGATTTCCTCGACAAGGCGGTGGAAGGCTTCGTGCTGTTCGCCTTCAACCAGGGCGAGGTGTGCACCTGTCCGTCGCGCGCGCTGATCCAGGAATCGATCTACGAGCGCTTCATGGAGAAGGCGCTCAAGCGGGTGGCGGCGATCAAGCAGGGCAACCCGCTCGACCCCAACACCATGGTCGGCGCGCAGGCCTCCGGCGAGCAGTTGGAGAAGATCCTGTCCTACATCGACATCGGCAAGCAGGAAGGCGCCGAAGTGCTGATCGGCGGCGAGCGCAACGCGCTGGACGGCGAGCTGGCGGGCGGCTTCTACGTCAAGCCGACGGTGTTCAAGGGTCACAACAAGATGCGCATCTTCCAGGAGGAGATCTTCGGCCCGGTGGTGTCGGTGACCACGTTCAAGGACGAGGCCGAGGCGCTGGCGATCGCCAACGACACCCTGTACGGATTGGGTGCCGGCGTGTGGAGTCGCGATGCGGCGCGGCTGTACCGCATGGGCCGCGCGATCCAGGCCGGGCGCGTGTGGACCAACTGCTACCACGCCTATCCGGCGCACGCCGCGTTCGGCGGCTATAAGCAGTCGGGCATCGGCCGCGAGAACCACAAGATGATGCTCGACCACTATCAGCAGACCAAGAACCTGCTGGTCAGCTACTCGCCGAAGGCGCTGGGCTTTTTCTGA
- the adhP gene encoding alcohol dehydrogenase AdhP — protein MDKTMKAAVVREFGKPLAIEEVAVPRPQAGDILVKIEACGVCHTDLHAAEGDWPVKPNPPFIPGHEGVGHVVAVGAGVDHVKEGDRVGIPWLYSACGHCEHCLGGWETLCEAQQNSGYSVNGGFAEYALANANYVGHLPKNIGFVEIAPILCAGVTVYKGLKVTDTKPGNWVVISGIGGLGHMAVQYAKAMGLNVAAVDVDDAKLALATRLGATVTVNARTTDPVAYLKKEIGGAHGALVTAVSPKAFEQAIGMVRRGGTVSLNGLPPGQFPLDIFGMVLNGVTVRGSIVGTRLDLQESLEFAEQGKVAATVATDTLDNINDVFARMHAGKIEGRIVLDMAA, from the coding sequence ATGGACAAGACGATGAAAGCCGCCGTGGTGCGGGAGTTCGGCAAGCCGCTGGCGATCGAGGAAGTGGCGGTGCCGCGGCCGCAGGCCGGCGACATTCTGGTCAAGATCGAGGCCTGCGGTGTGTGCCACACCGACCTGCACGCCGCCGAAGGCGATTGGCCGGTGAAGCCGAATCCGCCGTTCATCCCCGGCCACGAGGGCGTGGGTCATGTGGTGGCGGTCGGCGCCGGCGTGGACCACGTCAAGGAAGGCGACCGCGTCGGCATTCCGTGGCTGTACTCGGCCTGCGGCCATTGCGAGCATTGCCTGGGCGGCTGGGAAACCCTGTGCGAGGCGCAGCAGAACTCCGGCTACTCGGTCAACGGTGGGTTCGCCGAATACGCCTTGGCCAATGCCAATTACGTTGGCCATCTCCCGAAGAACATCGGCTTCGTCGAGATCGCGCCGATCCTGTGCGCCGGCGTCACCGTGTACAAGGGCCTGAAGGTCACCGACACCAAGCCCGGCAACTGGGTGGTGATCTCCGGCATCGGCGGGCTCGGCCACATGGCGGTGCAGTACGCCAAGGCGATGGGCCTGAACGTGGCCGCGGTAGACGTGGACGACGCCAAGCTGGCGCTGGCCACGCGCCTGGGCGCAACGGTGACGGTGAACGCGCGGACCACCGATCCGGTGGCCTACCTGAAAAAGGAAATCGGCGGCGCGCACGGTGCGCTGGTCACCGCGGTCTCGCCCAAGGCGTTCGAGCAGGCCATCGGCATGGTCCGCCGCGGCGGCACCGTCTCGCTCAACGGCCTGCCGCCGGGCCAGTTCCCGCTGGACATCTTCGGCATGGTGCTCAACGGCGTGACCGTGCGCGGTTCGATCGTCGGCACCCGCCTGGACCTGCAGGAATCGCTGGAATTCGCCGAGCAGGGCAAGGTCGCCGCGACGGTGGCCACCGACACCCTGGACAACATCAACGACGTGTTCGCGCGCATGCACGCCGGCAAGATCGAAGGCCGCATCGTGCTGGACATGGCCGCCTGA
- a CDS encoding DUF779 domain-containing protein: MDVSAPEAALPPQVLATLPALQLIATLRARHGALLFHQSGGCCDGSSPMCYPQDDFIVGDRDVLLGEIGEAPFYISPSQFAYWKHTQLIIDVVPGRGGMFSLENGEGVRFLVRSRLFSDSEYAALEAAGKV; encoded by the coding sequence ATGGACGTGTCCGCGCCCGAGGCCGCGCTGCCGCCGCAGGTGCTGGCGACGCTGCCGGCCCTGCAGTTGATCGCGACGCTGCGGGCGCGGCACGGCGCGCTGCTGTTCCACCAGTCCGGGGGCTGCTGCGACGGCTCCTCGCCGATGTGTTATCCGCAGGACGACTTCATCGTCGGCGACCGCGACGTGCTGCTGGGCGAGATTGGCGAGGCGCCGTTCTACATCAGCCCGTCGCAGTTCGCCTACTGGAAGCACACCCAGCTGATCATCGATGTGGTGCCCGGCCGCGGCGGCATGTTCTCGCTGGAAAACGGCGAGGGCGTGCGCTTCCTTGTGCGCTCGCGGCTGTTCAGCGACAGCGAGTACGCCGCGCTGGAGGCGGCGGGCAAGGTGTAG
- a CDS encoding Ku protein, whose product MPRPIWTGTLSFGLLNVPVSLMSGERRIDLHFRMLDSRDKRPIRFERVNADTGEEVPWKDIVKAYEYSKGNYVVVEQQDIASAAPESHETVEVEAFVDATEIDLRYFEKPYVLVPGKKAEKGYVLLRETLRNTGKVGIARVVIRTREYLSAVMPLQDALVLILLRYPQELVDLDDYTLPSGKAADYRISAKETEMAAQLIDSMSGRWDPDSYHDEFRERLHAVIQKRIKAQEGTTQVDEDAEAPQREDATTNVVDFMSLLQKSLDAKKRTPAKQDERVPVRKTAKKATKTAAGKAKKATRAKPAAAKAKPAARKAPARRKAG is encoded by the coding sequence ATGCCGCGCCCGATCTGGACCGGCACGCTGTCCTTCGGCCTGCTCAACGTGCCGGTGTCGCTGATGTCGGGCGAACGCCGGATCGATCTGCACTTCCGCATGCTCGACTCGCGCGACAAACGCCCGATCCGCTTCGAGCGGGTCAACGCCGACACCGGCGAGGAAGTGCCGTGGAAGGACATCGTCAAGGCCTACGAATACAGCAAGGGCAACTACGTGGTGGTCGAGCAGCAGGACATCGCCTCGGCCGCGCCGGAAAGCCACGAGACGGTGGAGGTGGAGGCCTTCGTCGACGCCACCGAGATCGACCTGCGCTACTTCGAGAAACCCTACGTGCTGGTGCCGGGCAAGAAGGCCGAGAAGGGCTACGTGCTGCTGCGCGAGACCCTGCGCAATACCGGCAAGGTCGGCATCGCGCGGGTGGTGATCCGCACCCGTGAGTATCTGTCGGCGGTGATGCCGCTGCAGGACGCGCTGGTGCTGATCCTGCTGCGCTATCCGCAGGAACTTGTCGACCTGGACGATTACACGCTGCCCAGCGGCAAGGCCGCCGACTACCGGATCAGCGCCAAGGAAACCGAGATGGCGGCGCAGTTGATCGACTCGATGTCCGGGCGCTGGGATCCCGATTCCTACCACGACGAATTCCGCGAGCGGCTGCACGCGGTGATCCAGAAGCGGATCAAGGCGCAGGAGGGCACCACTCAGGTCGACGAGGACGCCGAGGCGCCGCAGCGCGAGGATGCCACCACCAACGTGGTCGATTTCATGTCGCTGCTGCAGAAGAGCCTGGATGCCAAGAAGCGCACGCCGGCCAAGCAGGACGAGCGCGTGCCGGTGCGCAAGACCGCGAAAAAGGCCACCAAGACGGCGGCCGGCAAGGCGAAGAAGGCGACACGCGCCAAACCGGCGGCGGCCAAGGCCAAGCCGGCCGCGCGCAAGGCGCCGGCGCGGCGCAAGGCCGGGTAG
- the lldD gene encoding FMN-dependent L-lactate dehydrogenase LldD, with translation MIISASTDYRAAAQRRLPPFLFHYIDGGAYAEHTLRRNVADLSDIALRQRVLRDMSALDLHTELFGERLALPVALGPVGLTGMYARRGEVQAAKAAAARGVPFTLSTVSVCPIEEVAPAIDRPMWFQLYVLKDRGFMRNALERAKAAGVTTLVFTVDMPVPGARYRDAHSGMSGPNAPLRRMLQAVTHPRWAWDVGLRGRPHDLGNISTYRGHPTGLADYIGWLGANFDPSIAWKDLEWIREFWTGPMVIKGILDPADARDAVRFGADGIVVSNHGGRQLDGVLSSARALPAIADAVKGELKILADSGVRSGLDVVRMLALGADTVLLGRAFVYALAAAGQAGVEHLLTLIEKEMQVAMTLTGAKSIAAISRDSLAQVTREGMVAA, from the coding sequence ATGATCATTTCCGCCTCCACCGACTACCGTGCCGCCGCCCAGCGCCGACTGCCGCCGTTCCTGTTCCACTACATCGACGGCGGCGCCTATGCCGAGCACACCCTGCGCCGCAACGTGGCCGACCTGAGCGACATCGCCCTGCGCCAGCGGGTGCTGCGCGACATGTCGGCGCTGGACCTGCACACCGAGCTGTTCGGCGAACGCCTGGCCTTGCCGGTGGCACTGGGGCCGGTGGGCCTGACCGGCATGTACGCGCGCCGCGGCGAGGTGCAGGCGGCGAAGGCCGCAGCGGCCAGGGGGGTGCCGTTCACCCTGTCCACGGTCTCGGTGTGCCCGATCGAGGAAGTGGCGCCGGCGATCGATCGGCCGATGTGGTTCCAGCTGTACGTGCTCAAGGACCGTGGCTTCATGCGCAACGCGCTGGAACGGGCCAAGGCGGCGGGCGTGACCACCCTGGTGTTCACCGTGGACATGCCGGTGCCGGGCGCGCGCTACCGCGACGCGCATTCGGGCATGAGCGGCCCCAACGCGCCGCTGCGGCGCATGCTGCAGGCGGTCACGCATCCGCGCTGGGCCTGGGACGTGGGCCTGCGCGGGCGTCCGCACGACCTGGGCAACATCTCCACCTACCGCGGTCACCCCACCGGGCTGGCCGACTACATCGGCTGGCTCGGCGCCAACTTCGATCCGTCGATCGCGTGGAAGGACCTGGAGTGGATCCGCGAATTCTGGACCGGGCCGATGGTGATCAAGGGCATCCTCGACCCGGCCGACGCGCGCGACGCGGTGCGTTTCGGCGCCGACGGCATCGTCGTCTCCAACCATGGCGGGCGCCAGCTCGACGGCGTGCTGTCCAGCGCGCGGGCGCTGCCGGCGATCGCCGATGCGGTGAAGGGCGAGCTGAAGATCCTGGCCGACTCCGGCGTACGCAGCGGCCTGGACGTGGTGCGCATGCTGGCGCTGGGCGCCGACACGGTGCTGCTCGGCCGCGCCTTCGTCTACGCGCTGGCCGCCGCCGGCCAGGCCGGGGTGGAGCATCTGCTGACCCTGATCGAGAAGGAGATGCAGGTGGCGATGACCCTGACCGGAGCCAAGTCGATCGCCGCCATCTCGCGCGATTCGCTGGCGCAGGTGACGCGCGAGGGGATGGTCGCGGCGTAG